A window of Sutcliffiella cohnii contains these coding sequences:
- a CDS encoding serine hydrolase domain-containing protein, translating into MITLNKGAFKDLTLYTKKIKSDMNASGSALVILKDNKIVHEWYSGMHHFEKGAKLIDKDSRFNVYSVRVTYVGLTIAIATHEGLLNLDDKISDYLDEYNKEILGDTTIRHLLTRCTGLKFEDRNVYRVADLGTAIEGKRPEILAKILYKATGKTVNEILSNRVFKPLNWTSTGWVTEGNQSLVCDIDSVKGYPTLRLGSNIGEDRNLYVSARELALWGNLHLNKGIVEGRSILPQEIFELSTTVQSPASLSRQLPKFGFLWWIKDGEVSVDYNELGSDLPDGSYQILGASGCSCTVIPEYNAVAVRMFNSLNAYENLGFDYIKDIQLFHNMIISSLKNF; encoded by the coding sequence GTGATAACATTAAACAAGGGTGCTTTTAAAGATCTCACCTTATATACAAAAAAAATTAAAAGTGATATGAACGCATCCGGTTCCGCGTTAGTTATTTTGAAAGACAATAAAATTGTACACGAATGGTATTCTGGGATGCATCATTTTGAGAAAGGTGCCAAACTGATTGATAAGGATTCAAGATTCAACGTATATTCGGTTAGAGTTACATATGTTGGATTAACCATTGCAATAGCTACTCATGAAGGTTTATTAAACTTGGATGATAAAATAAGCGACTATCTAGATGAATATAATAAAGAAATTCTTGGAGATACAACGATTAGACATTTATTAACTAGATGTACGGGTCTAAAGTTTGAGGATAGAAACGTTTACCGTGTAGCGGATTTAGGAACTGCTATTGAGGGAAAGAGACCAGAAATATTAGCGAAAATTTTATACAAAGCAACGGGCAAAACAGTAAATGAAATCCTCTCAAATAGAGTGTTCAAGCCTTTGAATTGGACAAGTACTGGATGGGTTACTGAAGGGAATCAAAGTTTAGTCTGTGATATAGATTCGGTAAAAGGTTATCCTACATTAAGGCTTGGCTCGAATATAGGCGAAGATAGAAACCTATATGTAAGTGCCAGAGAATTAGCATTATGGGGAAATTTACATTTAAACAAAGGGATAGTAGAAGGTAGGTCTATACTTCCACAAGAAATTTTTGAACTTTCTACTACCGTTCAAAGTCCTGCTTCCTTAAGTCGCCAACTACCGAAGTTTGGGTTTTTATGGTGGATTAAAGATGGGGAAGTATCCGTTGATTACAACGAACTAGGTTCGGACCTGCCGGATGGTTCCTATCAAATACTTGGAGCATCAGGATGTTCCTGCACGGTTATTCCCGAATATAATGCAGTAGCTGTTAGAATGTTCAATAGTTTAAATGCTTACGAAAATTTAGGCTTTGATTACATCAAAGACATACAGTTGTTTCACAATATGATAATTTCAAGTTTAAAAAACTTTTAG
- a CDS encoding alpha/beta hydrolase encodes MVYIPGALNFAEQSIEIVQEFKSRRCLSLSLRGRGKSDAPNSGYSFEHHVKDIETVINDSKVNRFCLMAYSMGVPYAIKFASTSPGIKGLIICDYPAKYPSIPKSWSERVLSRSFISKERKHVVEGIQQESKSIELYRDLNRIQVPVLVIKGGTQESLLSEVETEKLRSNLPDVVIKELNESGHELWEPSKAQFIQLINEFLVRLDDSS; translated from the coding sequence TTGGTATATATTCCAGGTGCATTAAATTTCGCTGAGCAGTCTATTGAAATAGTGCAAGAGTTCAAATCTAGAAGATGTCTCTCATTAAGTTTGAGAGGACGTGGTAAAAGTGATGCTCCTAATTCTGGATACTCGTTTGAACACCATGTTAAAGATATAGAAACAGTAATAAACGATAGTAAAGTTAATCGCTTTTGTTTAATGGCATATTCTATGGGAGTTCCATATGCTATCAAATTTGCTTCAACATCACCAGGAATAAAAGGTCTAATAATTTGTGATTATCCAGCTAAATATCCATCTATTCCAAAATCATGGTCAGAAAGAGTGCTTAGTCGCAGCTTTATAAGTAAAGAGAGAAAGCATGTAGTGGAAGGTATTCAGCAAGAGTCAAAAAGTATTGAACTATATAGAGATTTAAATCGAATCCAGGTACCAGTACTAGTAATTAAAGGTGGTACCCAAGAATCACTATTATCAGAGGTAGAGACAGAAAAATTAAGAAGCAATCTTCCCGATGTAGTTATTAAGGAATTAAATGAGTCTGGACATGAACTATGGGAACCTAGTAAAGCACAATTCATTCAATTGATCAATGAGTTTTTAGTTAGGTTGGACGATTCTAGCTAG
- the spoIID gene encoding stage II sporulation protein D, protein MKSFYMIVICLMIIVLGVPSVIVFAFGSNKTSQNINDVPTIMSPLTPIGTNAENITLSVFRMHNNDIENMFLEEYLIGVVASEMPASYELEALKAQAISARTYILKFLMTEKEGLPKSADITDSTIHQVYKDSAELKKIWKEDYSKYINKITQAVKETEGLIMTYNGELIDSTFFAISNGYTENSEDYWKVALPYLRSVPSPWDKNSPDFNGMTKITSGEFESKLGVKLTSDIKLHRTSTNRVSIVTINGKEFSGDEFRTALGLRSTDFSFKVVDDSIEFTTQGYGHGVGMSQYGANSLAMIGNNHKEILEYYYKDIKIEKMKSLQGYKDLVVKRSENH, encoded by the coding sequence ATGAAATCTTTTTATATGATTGTAATTTGTCTTATGATAATAGTCCTTGGTGTACCTTCAGTAATCGTTTTTGCTTTTGGTTCAAATAAAACAAGTCAAAATATAAATGATGTACCTACTATAATGTCCCCTCTTACACCTATCGGAACAAATGCTGAAAATATTACATTATCAGTTTTTAGGATGCATAATAATGATATTGAAAACATGTTTTTAGAAGAATATCTAATAGGTGTAGTTGCTTCTGAAATGCCTGCAAGTTATGAATTAGAAGCATTAAAAGCACAGGCGATTAGTGCTAGAACGTATATTTTGAAATTTTTAATGACTGAAAAAGAAGGATTACCAAAAAGTGCTGATATAACAGATTCCACAATACATCAAGTTTATAAAGACTCAGCTGAGTTAAAAAAGATATGGAAAGAAGATTATTCAAAATATATTAACAAAATTACTCAGGCAGTTAAAGAAACAGAGGGTTTAATTATGACATATAATGGTGAACTCATTGATTCTACTTTCTTTGCAATAAGTAACGGTTATACCGAGAATTCAGAAGATTACTGGAAAGTGGCCCTTCCGTACTTAAGGAGTGTTCCTAGCCCATGGGATAAAAATTCCCCTGACTTTAATGGAATGACAAAAATCACTTCAGGTGAATTTGAGTCAAAACTTGGTGTTAAATTAACAAGTGATATAAAGCTTCATAGAACTTCTACAAACCGAGTATCGATTGTCACAATTAATGGGAAGGAATTCTCAGGTGATGAGTTTAGAACGGCATTAGGCTTAAGGTCAACAGATTTTAGTTTCAAAGTTGTTGATGATTCTATCGAATTTACTACCCAAGGATACGGACATGGTGTTGGAATGAGTCAGTACGGGGCTAATAGTTTGGCAATGATAGGGAACAACCATAAAGAAATTTTAGAATACTATTATAAAGATATCAAAATAGAAAAAATGAAATCTCTTCAAGGGTACAAAGATCTTGTTGTGAAAAGATCAGAAAACCATTAG
- a CDS encoding GNAT family N-acetyltransferase, translating to MDWKVRTANMNDEAQVLEAIRLFVEELRGKHDIPLPENAKNVFRRIINSVIPGTVLVAETEDNEIIGCATVSIQEVIYKGGAYALLQELWVQPSYRSLLVGNSLISAVENYCRDSTIKRLEVCLPDKSFHAFDSTYNFYQRNRFIDNGPYMAKKIE from the coding sequence ATGGATTGGAAAGTTCGTACTGCGAACATGAATGATGAAGCTCAAGTTCTTGAAGCAATTCGATTATTTGTTGAAGAATTAAGGGGAAAACATGATATTCCATTGCCTGAAAATGCTAAGAATGTATTTCGTAGAATCATTAATAGCGTTATTCCAGGAACAGTGCTAGTTGCTGAAACAGAAGATAATGAAATTATTGGATGTGCGACCGTCTCCATACAAGAAGTCATATATAAGGGTGGAGCATATGCTTTACTACAAGAACTTTGGGTTCAACCTTCATATAGGAGTCTTTTAGTAGGAAATAGCCTAATTAGTGCTGTGGAAAATTATTGTCGCGATTCCACTATTAAAAGGTTGGAAGTTTGCCTCCCAGATAAAAGTTTTCATGCATTTGATAGTACGTATAATTTTTATCAACGGAATAGATTTATTGATAACGGCCCATATATGGCTAAAAAAATTGAATGA
- a CDS encoding NUDIX hydrolase encodes MSQDGIVLVASVSIFSDDKVLIIKENKPTAINKWNFPSGRIEYGEDILYAARREVKEETGLEVKLIGTTGVYNFISNTNDQVILFHFIGEGTGGSLNLAEGEVSDSKWINVNELVTFENQDLREPSVIKQIVDNLLKENIHSISLYNKQLIK; translated from the coding sequence ATGTCTCAAGATGGAATTGTACTAGTAGCAAGTGTATCAATTTTTTCTGATGATAAAGTATTAATTATAAAAGAGAATAAACCTACTGCAATTAATAAGTGGAACTTTCCGAGTGGACGTATTGAATATGGAGAGGATATTCTTTATGCAGCTCGGAGGGAAGTTAAAGAGGAAACAGGTTTGGAAGTAAAGCTTATCGGAACGACTGGTGTATATAATTTTATCAGTAATACAAACGATCAAGTTATTTTATTTCATTTTATCGGTGAGGGAACTGGAGGTTCGTTAAATCTCGCAGAAGGTGAAGTTTCAGACAGCAAGTGGATAAATGTAAATGAGCTAGTAACATTTGAAAACCAAGATTTAAGAGAACCAAGTGTAATAAAACAAATAGTAGATAACTTGTTAAAAGAGAATATCCACTCAATTAGTTTGTATAATAAGCAACTTATTAAATAG
- a CDS encoding acyltransferase family protein, whose product MKQKVNHLFFFDNLKIGLIMLVVVHHAGQAYGPGGWWYFQEGEVLNWLGRFFAVNAAFFMSLFFFLSAYFLPQSIDRKGSKTFIKERFIRIGVPLLIGFVVMIPLLMYFYYINFRGYETISFFSYYVNIFFGLADKPTDWTGPAWPDMQFGHLWFLEHLLVYAFVLAVWAYFFPKNIEKQTYKNIKGYQILLFILGVSLATFIIRIWYPIDYWTGVLGFIQTEFAHVPQYVSFFALGIIAYRRAWLLNSNARFGYVWLSIGVVLTAVLYFGGEAMYPFLLKGGANVGSLSRSFIETLLCFSLVVGLLILFREKVNGTNRIAKILANNVFVVYFIHVPVVVFLQYSLSNLPVSVLIKFLLTGFFGIILSFFFSHFVWRKTPYIKKLM is encoded by the coding sequence ATGAAACAAAAGGTTAATCATTTGTTTTTTTTTGATAATTTAAAAATTGGCTTAATCATGCTTGTCGTTGTTCATCATGCAGGACAGGCATATGGCCCAGGGGGATGGTGGTATTTTCAAGAAGGAGAAGTTTTAAATTGGCTCGGTAGATTTTTTGCAGTAAATGCTGCGTTTTTTATGAGTTTGTTTTTCTTTTTGTCAGCCTATTTTCTTCCTCAGTCTATCGATAGAAAAGGGTCGAAAACCTTTATAAAAGAAAGGTTTATAAGAATTGGCGTTCCATTGTTAATCGGCTTTGTAGTGATGATCCCCCTTTTAATGTATTTTTATTATATTAATTTTAGAGGATATGAAACAATCTCGTTTTTTTCTTACTATGTAAATATATTTTTTGGGTTAGCAGATAAACCAACAGATTGGACTGGACCCGCTTGGCCTGATATGCAATTTGGCCATTTATGGTTTTTAGAGCATCTACTCGTTTATGCGTTTGTTTTAGCAGTCTGGGCATATTTTTTTCCTAAAAATATAGAAAAACAAACTTATAAAAATATTAAAGGTTATCAAATTCTTCTTTTTATACTAGGAGTATCATTAGCTACTTTTATTATTAGGATTTGGTATCCAATTGATTACTGGACTGGGGTGTTAGGTTTTATCCAAACAGAATTTGCACATGTTCCTCAATATGTAAGTTTTTTCGCATTAGGAATTATTGCATATCGTCGGGCATGGCTATTAAATTCAAATGCAAGATTTGGGTACGTCTGGCTTTCGATAGGAGTTGTGTTGACGGCAGTTTTGTATTTTGGAGGAGAAGCAATGTATCCATTTCTTTTGAAGGGTGGAGCAAATGTAGGTTCGCTGTCTCGGTCATTTATTGAGACATTACTATGTTTTTCGCTTGTCGTTGGGCTACTAATTTTATTTAGGGAAAAAGTAAACGGAACAAATCGTATAGCTAAGATTCTAGCGAATAATGTTTTTGTCGTTTATTTTATTCATGTTCCTGTAGTTGTATTTCTCCAATATAGTTTGTCAAACCTGCCAGTGTCGGTACTAATTAAATTCTTACTAACTGGATTTTTTGGGATCATTCTTAGCTTCTTTTTCAGTCATTTTGTGTGGAGAAAGACACCCTACATAAAAAAACTAATGTAA
- a CDS encoding AraC family transcriptional regulator: MDLLKNMNTAMKYIEENLTSEIDFKVVARLTLCSEYHFKRMFSFLAGITLSEYIRRRRLSLAAFELHNSNVKVIDVATKYGYNSPDSFTRAFFNLHGVTPTEARNNGQQLKAYPLMTFQLSIRGGNEMNYRIEQKEGFNIVGIMKRVPIVIEGENPEIAAMWQSLTMERIEELQKLSNIDPKGIIQASTNFSEGRMEEKGYLDQYIGVATTREKPKYFSKLEVPALTWAIFESTGPFPNTLQETWGRIYSEWFPSSNYQVKEGPEILSIKSKDLTSSSVKCEIWIPVLKMLNSF, translated from the coding sequence ATGGATTTGCTAAAAAACATGAATACTGCAATGAAGTATATCGAGGAAAACCTTACTAGTGAAATAGACTTTAAAGTAGTAGCTAGGTTAACTCTTTGTTCTGAATATCATTTTAAAAGAATGTTTTCTTTCCTTGCAGGTATAACGTTATCAGAATATATACGCCGTAGACGACTTAGTTTAGCTGCGTTTGAGCTTCATAATAGTAATGTAAAGGTAATCGATGTTGCGACGAAGTATGGATATAATTCACCCGACTCATTTACTAGAGCCTTTTTTAATTTGCATGGTGTTACACCAACAGAAGCAAGGAACAATGGTCAGCAATTAAAAGCATATCCTCTCATGACCTTCCAATTATCAATTAGAGGAGGAAATGAAATGAACTACCGAATAGAACAAAAAGAAGGATTTAACATCGTTGGTATTATGAAACGAGTTCCTATTGTTATTGAAGGAGAAAATCCAGAAATAGCAGCGATGTGGCAATCCTTGACCATGGAAAGAATAGAAGAATTACAAAAACTCTCTAATATAGATCCGAAAGGAATAATTCAAGCTTCTACAAACTTTTCAGAAGGACGTATGGAAGAAAAAGGATATCTTGATCAGTATATAGGAGTGGCTACAACACGAGAGAAGCCTAAATATTTTTCAAAGCTTGAAGTTCCCGCCTTAACGTGGGCAATATTTGAATCAACAGGGCCATTTCCTAATACTCTACAGGAAACTTGGGGAAGGATTTATTCCGAGTGGTTCCCGTCTTCCAACTATCAAGTAAAAGAAGGACCTGAAATCTTGTCGATTAAAAGTAAAGATTTAACTTCATCTTCCGTAAAGTGCGAAATTTGGATTCCAGTTTTGAAAATGTTAAATAGTTTTTGA
- a CDS encoding PhzF family phenazine biosynthesis protein, producing the protein MEKINYSIVDVFSQGKYTGNQLAVFKNAENLSDNQMQQIAKEINFSETTFILSNTPKNDGYDVRIFTPNEEIPFAGHPALGTAYIIQNEIEEEPKEKLILNFKAGQTPVTFDQDEIFWMKQNKPTFGRVLDLYKVSDVLNIDKEYIDNRFPIQEVSTGLPVIIVPLRSLEATKKVRINKEKYFELIEHTDAKAIMVFSPETYNAENDLNVRDFADYYGIPEDAATGSSNGCLAAYIVNYRYFDKSEINIRVEQGYEIKRPSLLFLRVSEVNGEIRVNVGGKVEKIAQGDWFL; encoded by the coding sequence ATGGAGAAAATTAATTATTCAATTGTGGATGTTTTTTCACAAGGGAAATATACGGGAAATCAACTAGCTGTGTTTAAGAATGCTGAAAACCTGTCTGATAATCAAATGCAACAAATAGCGAAGGAAATTAATTTTTCGGAGACTACTTTTATTTTATCAAATACCCCCAAAAATGATGGATATGATGTTCGTATTTTTACACCTAATGAAGAGATTCCTTTTGCTGGACACCCAGCTTTAGGAACTGCCTATATCATTCAAAATGAAATAGAGGAAGAACCAAAAGAGAAACTTATTTTAAATTTTAAAGCTGGACAGACCCCTGTAACGTTCGATCAAGATGAAATCTTTTGGATGAAACAAAATAAACCAACATTTGGACGTGTTTTAGATCTTTATAAGGTTTCTGATGTTTTAAATATAGATAAAGAGTACATAGATAATAGATTTCCTATCCAGGAGGTTTCAACAGGACTCCCGGTTATAATTGTCCCTTTAAGATCATTAGAAGCAACTAAAAAAGTTAGAATCAATAAAGAAAAATATTTTGAGTTAATTGAACATACTGATGCAAAAGCAATTATGGTCTTCTCTCCTGAAACATATAATGCCGAGAATGATTTGAATGTTCGAGACTTTGCAGATTATTATGGTATTCCAGAAGATGCTGCCACTGGAAGCTCTAATGGATGTTTAGCAGCTTACATAGTTAACTATCGATATTTTGATAAAAGTGAAATTAATATTCGTGTAGAACAAGGATATGAAATTAAAAGACCATCTTTATTGTTTTTAAGGGTTAGTGAAGTTAACGGTGAAATCAGAGTAAATGTAGGAGGAAAAGTAGAAAAAATTGCTCAGGGCGATTGGTTCTTGTAA
- a CDS encoding DUF1801 domain-containing protein translates to MSEPKMKENDNSVIEFIERVENEKKKADAYKLLEIFEEVTGYEAKMWGSSIIGFGSYHYKYASGREGDAPLVGFSPRKAKISLYLAYEGEEREKLLEGFGKHTKSKACIYVNKLADIDTNVLKDLIKYTVETYQNLYPKE, encoded by the coding sequence ATGTCTGAACCGAAAATGAAAGAAAACGACAATAGTGTAATTGAATTCATTGAACGTGTGGAAAATGAGAAGAAGAAGGCAGATGCCTATAAGTTATTAGAGATTTTTGAAGAGGTAACGGGTTATGAAGCAAAAATGTGGGGTTCTAGTATTATAGGTTTTGGTAGCTATCACTATAAGTACGCGTCAGGACGTGAAGGGGATGCCCCTTTAGTCGGTTTTTCACCAAGAAAGGCAAAAATTAGTCTTTATTTGGCCTATGAAGGAGAGGAAAGAGAAAAGTTATTAGAAGGCTTTGGTAAACATACGAAGAGTAAGGCTTGTATTTATGTTAATAAACTAGCTGATATCGATACTAATGTTTTAAAGGATTTAATTAAGTATACAGTAGAAACATATCAGAATCTTTATCCAAAGGAATAA
- a CDS encoding TIGR01777 family oxidoreductase produces the protein MKKIVLAGGTGFIGEYFKEKFKELGYEVKIISRQMQHISWEDKDGIKEALEDAELLINLAGKSVNCRYNETNKNEIMNSRIRTTTLLGEAIQACENPPEIWMNSSTATIYRHAEDRPMTEDTGEIGTGFSVDVATNWEQTFFSFDLSNTRQIALRIAIVLGKGGGVMTPYQNLVKFGLGGFQGTGNQMFSWIHIEDLFKIVLFLKEKEELTGVFNCSSPQPVSNRELMKELRKTMNVPVGLPSPKWILEIGSLLIKTETELVLKSRWVLPERLEREGYTFTFETLEKALQDILN, from the coding sequence ATGAAAAAAATAGTTTTAGCTGGAGGAACAGGCTTTATCGGTGAATACTTTAAGGAAAAATTCAAGGAGTTAGGATATGAGGTGAAAATAATATCAAGGCAAATGCAACATATTTCTTGGGAAGATAAAGACGGCATTAAAGAGGCATTAGAGGATGCTGAACTTTTAATCAATCTTGCGGGGAAATCTGTGAATTGTCGATACAATGAGACTAATAAGAATGAAATTATGAATTCTAGGATTAGGACAACTACATTGCTTGGAGAGGCTATACAGGCATGTGAAAATCCACCTGAAATTTGGATGAATTCAAGTACAGCAACCATTTATCGCCATGCAGAAGATCGTCCAATGACGGAAGATACAGGAGAGATTGGAACTGGTTTCTCAGTTGATGTTGCAACAAACTGGGAGCAAACCTTCTTTTCCTTTGATTTATCAAATACAAGGCAAATAGCATTACGCATTGCTATTGTATTAGGCAAGGGCGGCGGAGTAATGACTCCTTATCAAAATTTAGTGAAGTTTGGACTTGGAGGTTTTCAGGGAACAGGAAACCAAATGTTTAGTTGGATACATATTGAAGATTTATTCAAAATCGTACTCTTTTTGAAAGAGAAAGAAGAGCTAACGGGTGTGTTTAATTGCTCTTCACCACAACCTGTTAGTAATCGTGAATTAATGAAAGAACTTAGAAAAACGATGAATGTTCCAGTCGGATTACCTTCGCCCAAATGGATCTTGGAGATTGGCTCACTGTTGATCAAAACAGAAACAGAATTAGTGTTAAAAAGTCGGTGGGTTCTTCCGGAACGGTTAGAACGTGAAGGTTACACATTTACTTTTGAAACACTTGAAAAGGCATTGCAAGACATTCTTAACTAA
- a CDS encoding nitroreductase family protein has product MELNDVIHGHKSIRQYEDKEVSQELLNQILDSGIRASSSGNMQTYSIIVTTDKELKEKLYSAHMEQSMVVDAPVLITFCADFNRMRKWLKLNDAPVQFDNFMSFMIGAIDATLASQNVALAAENAGLGICYMGSTLANCDQIGKLLNLPANVVPVVGFSLGYPAENPAPRDRLPRHGLVHYDQYHDYSDEDIVEIYKERDEKGWQRYMDVPKLKEMTERLGLKNLAQIYTIAKYTKESHQEFSQTVLNYLEKQNFMENE; this is encoded by the coding sequence TTGGAACTAAATGATGTAATACATGGGCACAAATCAATACGACAATACGAGGATAAAGAAGTAAGCCAAGAACTACTTAACCAAATATTAGATTCGGGCATTCGCGCCTCATCGAGTGGTAATATGCAAACGTACTCAATTATTGTGACAACAGATAAAGAGCTTAAGGAAAAACTGTACAGCGCACATATGGAGCAATCGATGGTAGTTGACGCCCCAGTACTCATAACTTTTTGTGCTGATTTTAACCGGATGAGAAAATGGTTGAAACTGAATGATGCACCTGTTCAGTTTGATAACTTTATGAGCTTTATGATTGGGGCTATCGATGCAACTCTTGCTTCTCAAAATGTTGCATTAGCTGCAGAAAATGCGGGACTAGGCATTTGCTATATGGGCTCTACCTTAGCAAACTGCGATCAAATTGGGAAACTATTAAACTTACCAGCAAATGTTGTGCCAGTAGTAGGTTTTTCGTTAGGTTATCCTGCTGAAAATCCAGCGCCTCGTGATCGTCTGCCGAGACATGGACTAGTTCACTATGACCAGTATCATGATTATTCGGATGAGGATATTGTAGAAATCTATAAAGAGAGAGATGAAAAGGGTTGGCAGCGTTACATGGACGTTCCTAAGCTGAAGGAAATGACAGAACGCCTAGGTTTAAAAAATCTTGCCCAAATTTATACGATTGCAAAATATACGAAAGAGTCTCATCAGGAGTTCTCCCAGACAGTTTTAAACTACTTAGAGAAGCAAAACTTTATGGAAAATGAATGA
- a CDS encoding VOC family protein, translating into MSRIVHFEIHVDNMDRAKTFYGEVFGWTFEDWSEYAGMPYFGAVTGSEEWPGINGALMQRQSPPPEQNQPLNGYACTIGVDDYDAIEAKILDKGGIVALPKYALPGMAWQGYYKDTEGNIFGIHQPDEYAK; encoded by the coding sequence ATGAGTAGAATAGTGCATTTTGAAATTCACGTTGATAATATGGACCGGGCGAAAACGTTTTATGGGGAAGTATTTGGATGGACATTTGAAGATTGGAGCGAATATGCTGGAATGCCGTATTTCGGGGCAGTAACTGGCAGTGAAGAATGGCCAGGAATTAACGGTGCGTTAATGCAACGTCAGAGTCCTCCCCCAGAACAAAACCAACCTCTTAACGGTTATGCATGTACCATAGGAGTAGACGATTACGACGCAATTGAAGCAAAAATTCTTGATAAAGGTGGCATTGTAGCGTTACCGAAATACGCGCTACCTGGCATGGCGTGGCAAGGTTACTATAAGGATACAGAAGGAAATATCTTTGGTATTCATCAGCCGGATGAATACGCAAAATAG
- a CDS encoding SRPBCC family protein, protein MQWKEEIVISTNIEKVWDLFADKNIKRIMPKVEEHQLVEKKEGEVGAKHQQKYREGKRVETYIVETLAYENSENRKMKKISFVLGKAFEITLTFTLVKLDDTHTKFIYEGQNKGVNFVGRAMLKLSGQKNNPSVVQEFMQRVEQEARKSI, encoded by the coding sequence ATGCAATGGAAAGAAGAAATAGTGATTTCAACGAATATAGAAAAAGTGTGGGATCTTTTCGCCGATAAAAATATAAAAAGAATTATGCCCAAAGTAGAAGAGCATCAATTAGTGGAGAAGAAGGAGGGGGAAGTAGGAGCAAAGCACCAGCAAAAATATCGCGAAGGAAAACGTGTCGAAACGTACATAGTCGAAACATTAGCGTATGAAAATAGTGAGAATAGGAAAATGAAAAAAATCTCATTTGTTTTAGGAAAAGCATTTGAAATTACTCTCACATTTACACTAGTTAAGCTAGACGATACCCACACGAAGTTTATATATGAGGGCCAAAATAAAGGAGTTAATTTTGTTGGTAGAGCGATGTTAAAGCTTAGCGGACAGAAAAATAACCCTTCCGTCGTACAAGAATTTATGCAGAGGGTCGAACAAGAAGCAAGGAAATCCATATAA
- a CDS encoding MerR family transcriptional regulator, with the protein MYKVSEFSELTGLSKETLRYYAEVKLLEPAYIDPSNKYRYYDDGSYFLAILLSKLRGFGFTVQEMITVMEDESFSHLEELLIEKKEKIKMQIEELHQSVEEINDFLASGKEESESCNGKKK; encoded by the coding sequence ATGTATAAAGTAAGTGAGTTTTCCGAATTAACAGGGTTAAGTAAAGAAACGTTACGATATTATGCAGAGGTGAAATTATTGGAACCAGCTTATATTGACCCTAGTAATAAATATCGTTATTACGATGATGGAAGTTATTTTCTTGCCATATTATTAAGTAAATTAAGGGGATTTGGTTTTACCGTACAAGAAATGATTACTGTAATGGAAGATGAATCCTTCTCTCATTTGGAAGAGTTGCTAATAGAAAAGAAAGAAAAGATAAAGATGCAAATTGAAGAACTTCATCAGAGTGTTGAAGAAATCAATGACTTTCTTGCATCTGGGAAGGAGGAAAGCGAATCATGCAATGGAAAGAAGAAATAG
- a CDS encoding DUF4304 domain-containing protein, producing the protein MITELKKIVIPELRIRGFKGSFPHFRRISKDKIDLMTFQFDRYGGGFVIEVGVCPSEGITHSWGEKVLPNKVTAHDLHNKFRLKETKGQWFRYDVEYESKNIYEEVANEVLEHLYEAEDYWNMSIL; encoded by the coding sequence ATGATTACCGAATTGAAGAAGATAGTTATCCCTGAACTTAGAATAAGAGGATTTAAAGGTTCTTTCCCCCATTTTCGTAGAATTAGCAAGGACAAAATAGACTTGATGACTTTCCAGTTTGACAGGTATGGAGGAGGTTTTGTAATTGAAGTGGGGGTATGTCCATCTGAAGGAATTACTCATTCATGGGGGGAGAAAGTGCTACCCAATAAAGTAACAGCACATGACTTACATAATAAGTTCAGGTTGAAAGAAACGAAGGGTCAATGGTTTAGATACGATGTTGAATATGAATCTAAAAACATTTATGAAGAGGTTGCAAATGAAGTGTTGGAACATCTATACGAGGCTGAAGATTATTGGAATATGTCTATCTTATAA